AATTGCTCGATGATTTTGATGCTCTTGCCACCTATCTGACCCGCACCGAATACAAGATGTTTATGTTCCGCGACTTCCAGAGCCGCAACATAATCGTGAATGACGGGAAAGTAAGTTTTATCGACTATCAGGGAGGTATGAAAGGGGCATTGCAGTATGACGTTGCCTCCCTGCTCTGGCAAGCCAAGGCCGACCTGCCCGAAAACTGGAAAAATGAACTCCTGGAATATTACATTTCGGTAATCGATGACCTTTTGCCCACTCCTGTCCAAAAAGAGGTCTTTATAAGTCAATATAACGGCTATGTGGTCATCAGGATGCTGCAGGTACTTGGAGCTTATGGTTTCAGGGGTTTGTTTGAGCGAAAAGCACATTTCCTGACGAGCATTCCTCTGGCCTTGAGAAATTTGAAATGGTTTTTGAGTAACCGTAAAGTGGGCCTCATTGTTCCTACCTTGGACGACATCCTCTCACAAATTACTTCCGACGAAGTCATACACAGATTCGAACCAAAAAAAGCAGATGAAAACACCCCTTTGGTGGTGAAAATCAAGAGTTTTAGTTATAAGAAAAGTGGCATTCCCAAAGACGAAACCGGAAATGGTGGCGGTTTTGCATTTGATTGCAGAGGGATTTTGAATCCAGGAAGGTATGAACCCTACAAAACACTGACCGGCAGAGACAAAGAAGTGATAGATTTTCTGGAGCAACAGACCAAAATGCCTGATTTTATGAATAACATCTACAATATCGTGGACATTTCGGTGGAAGACTATATGGCACGCGGGTTTGACAGCCTCGCCATAAACTTTGGCTGCACCGGTGGCCAGCACCGCAGCGTATATGCCGCCGAGCAAACTGCCCGCCACCTCCGCAACAAATACAAAGTAAAAGTGGAGCTGGAGCATGTGGAGCAGGGGATTAAGGAGGTTAAGTATTGAATATGAAGTTGGTAAGTTAGTAGGTAAGAAAGTTGGTAAGAAATTTTTATTAATAACATTCTAAATGGTCGGAAAATACCACATTGTAAATACTTTAAGGTAAAAAAATCAGTTTATGGCAGAAAATATTGCAGGATTTATATTGGCAGCAGGTCTCGGAACGCGTCTGAAACCGTGGACCGACCACCAACCCAAAGCACTCGCGGTGGTCAATGGAAAATCTCTGCTACAACGCAACGTTGAATATCTTCAAAAGTTTGGCATTACGGATGTGGTGGTAAACGTACACCATTTTGCCGACCAAATCATTGAAGCCATAGAAACCCACAAAGGCTGGGGGAGCAATATCAGCATCAGTGACGAAACGGATATGGTATTGGAAACCGGTGGAGGACTTTTGAAAGCCAGAGACTTGCTGGCAGGAAGTGAGAATTTCGTACTCATGAATTGCGACATCCTGACAAACCTCGACCTGAACTTATTGATAAACCAGCACCAGAAAAATCATGCACTCGCTACTCTGGCAGTGGCAAAAAGAGAGACCAGCCGCTATCTGCTATTTAACCCAAACCATGAACTGGTAGGCTGGAAAAACATAAAAACCGAAGAAATAAAACTGCCCGCAAAAGAAAAGCTGGGCAATGCCTCGCCCACTCCCATGGCCTTCAGTGGCATACATGTGATTTCCAGCAGCATTTTTGACAAAATAAACTTTACAGGCAAATTCAGCATGATAGATCTCTATCTTGACCTCTGTGCCGAAAACAAAATCATGGCCTATGACCACAGCAACGATATGGTGCTGGATGTGGGGAAGCCGGAGGCTATTTTGAAGGCGGAAGAGATGTTTTTGTAGAAAAATTCTTAGACAACTTTAACAAGGATTTTTTGGATATAAAAAATTAAGGATTGACTAATAAATCTAATTACTAACTGGAAATATATTCCGTACTAATCCAAAATGTTAAGCTCCCTTTTCTATTTTTGGCAATCTTTTAAGTCAAATTACTGTTTCGATAAAATAATTAATATCTATTTTGCTCACCGACAACCACGGCCGCCCCATAAATTATCTCCGATTGGCAGTGACTGACCGGTGCAACCTGCGTTGTTTTTACTGTATGCCACACGATGGCATCGATTTTTTGCCCAAAAACCACCTGCTCAGCTATGAAGAGATGATCAGGCTGGTGAGCATTCTGGCCAAAATGGGCATTAGCAAGGTAAGGATCACGGGTGGGGAGCCTTTTGTAAGAAAAGATTTGATGGCATTCCTTTGGAAACTTTCTGAAATCCCGGGAATCGAAAAAATCAACCTCACCACCAACGGCGTATTGACCGCCCCACATGTGCCTGAACTTAAACGAATGGGCATTTCAGCCATCAATCTGAGCCTCGATTCCCTCGATCGCAAGCGATTTTTCGAAATGACCCGGCGTGACGAGCTACCCAATGTGTTGAAAACTTACGAGGCTATCCTGGAGCATAACATTCCGCTAAAAATCAACTCGGTAATGATGGCCGGCAAAAATGAAGAAGATATTTTCTCGTTGATTGAACTCTCCAGAAATCAAGCAGTTGATGTTAGGTTTATTGAAGAGATGCCGTTTAATGGTGAAGGAGCAAAGCCAGAATATTTTCTTTCTTTTCAAAAAATTCTTGAAATAATAAAAAGCCGTCACCCATATATAACCAAAATTCAAGACGAACCATTCTCTACCTCATATAACTATTCGATACCGGGCTATAAGGGTAATATCGGGATAATCGCCGCCTATAGCCGTACATTTTGTGGTACTTGTAACCGCATGCGTATCACGCCCATTGGCGATCTCAAAACCTGCCTATATGCCGATGCCGCACTTAATCTCAGGGATTTACTTCGCAATAATGCCGAGGATGAACTTATTTCCAACAAAATTTTGAACGCATTTCAACACCGTGCAAAGGATGGATTTGAAGCGGAAATCCATCGTACCACCACTGTACATGAAAGCATGACTACAATCGGCGGTTAAAATCTTTTCGAAAATTCTGCAACCTTCCCATTTTTATTTACATCTATCTCTAAAAATCAAGCGAAGCGACCGTTTAACATTTTTTAATTGGAAGAGAATTTTCGCTAGAATACTTTTGTATAGCTATTACTTTATAAATCATTGAAAAAATTATTAATTGCCCTCCTGATGGCTTCGTCTGCTTATGCACAGACCAGCCCTAAAAACATTCCTGGACGAAAAACTTCCCAGAAAGTTACGATCGACGGGAAAATTGACGAATTAGCCTGGAAAGATGCCGCCAGATTTGATGAAATGGTAGAGTTCAGACCAGTTATGGGCCGGAAAGAAGAATTTGGAAACCACACCGAAGCCTATTTAATGTACGACGATGAGGGCATTTATTTTGGGGGGATCTGCCATGAGAGAAACGTAGACAGCGTGTCACGAGAGCTCACCGGCCGGGATGGTTTCGGCACCAACGACTACATCGGGATTATTTTTGATACCTATAAAGACAAGCTTAACGGTTTTGAATATTTCGTAACTCCACTTGGCGAACAGTGGGATGCTAAAATGACTTCCGCCCAAAATTCCAATAACGGCGGGGAGGACTTTTCGTGGAATGCCGTGTGGAAAAGTAAAGTTATCCTTCATAACAAAGGCTGGACATTTGAGATTTTCCTGCCGTATTCGGCCATTAGATTTAGTAAAGACAAAATACAGGACTGGGGTATAAATATTACCCGTAGAAAAAGAAAAACTGAGCAACAATATACCTGGAACCCCATCGATATAAACGTAAATGGTTTCCTTACTCAGGAAGGCTTTTGGACGGGAATCACCGACATAAAACCGCCGCTACGTTTGCAATTATTTCCTTATTTTTCGGTGTATCAAAACCACTTCCCCAGCTCTGACCCAAAAATCAAAAGCTGGACAAACCAGTATTCAGGTGGACTTGATTTAAAGTTGGGTATAAGTCAGTCATTTACCCTTGATGCTACATTAATTCCGGATTTTGGACAAGTACAAAGCGATAATCGTGTGCTGAATCTTACCCCGTTCGAAGTTAAATTCAACGAATACCGTAATTTCTTTACCGAAGGTACCGAACTTTTTAACAAAGGTGACCTTTTTTATTCCCGTAGAATTGGTGGCTCACCAATATATGCAGGTAAAGTTTATGATGAGTTGAAAAATAATGAAGAGGTCATAAATAATCCTTCTGAATCAAAACTGATTAATGCTTCAAAGATATCGGGACGTACCCAAGGGGGGCTGGGAATTGGGATTCTAAATGCAATAACACATGCCCAGCACGCCGAAATAAGAAATACTGAAACAGGAGAAATCAGACAGGTAGAAACCGACCCTGCTACCAATTACAGTATTGTGGTTTTGGATCAAAACCTTAAAAACAACTCCAGTGTTACGTTTTTTAATTCAAATGTGACCCGTGCCGGTTCGGCCTATGATGCTAATCTGAGCGTGGCCATGTTTAGTATATTTGACAAAAAGAACACCTATTTTATTACCGGAAAATCAGGAGTAAGCAAGCTCAAATATATTGACGAGAACAAACTTGGTTACGGACACTCATTTGGTATAGGAAAATCGAGCGGAAGGTTTTTGTTTCAATACAATCAGGAGCTCACTGATACTAAGTTTTCAAATAATGACCTTGGATATTTTACCAATAATAACTTTATTGATCATGGGGTATATGTGGGTTATCGCTATACTAAACCCAAGAAATTTTACAACCGGCTGCATTATAACATGAATCTGTCTTTGAGCACTTTATTTTCGCCAATCGGAGCCATCGAAAGCACCTATCAAAACTCCAGGATTCAGACCAGCATAGTGACTCAAACCAAAAAGCTTTTCTGGCTGGGGCTTGTGAATGACTTTATGCCAAAACAACATGACTTTTATGAGCCAAGAATTGAAGGAAAATATTTTGAAAGAGGCAGTAGTGCACTTGTTGGAATCTTTACAGAAGGTAATTCGGCCAAAAAATATTATTTATCATCTGAGATTTTCCTGAGAAAATATTTCAATTTTTATAACCAGACTGCCTTAGATGCAAGTGTAAACCAGACTTATCGTTTTAACCCAAAATTCTCTGTAAGTCACAACTTGTCTTATCAACCAAGATTCAACGGTGTTGGTTTTGCAACCAATCTTGACGGACAATCGCTTTTTGCTCTCAGAGATGTGAAAACATTTGAAAATATTCTGTTCCTGAAATACAATTTTACCAACAAAATGGGAATGACTTTCAGAACACGTCACTACAACAGCCGTGTTAATAACCGACAGTTTTATAATTTAAAATCGGATGGCGAACTCGCCCTACACCATAGTTTGAGTGAAAATTACAATCGAAACGTAAACTTCTTCAATATTGACATGGTGTACACCTGGCAATTCGCACCGGGTAGTTTCCTAAATTTTGTATGGAAAGATGCCGCTTTTGCTCAGGACTCTATTTCTGACCTTACTTATGGCAAAAACCTAAGAAACACACTTAACGGCGACCAGAACAACAACATATCACTCAAGGTTATCTACTTTCTGGATTACCTCACCATGAAAAACTGGATCAGAAAAGGTTGAAAAAGAAATAATTTTAAGATGAATTAGGAGTTTTTTTCGAAAAATTCCTAATTTCATTTTTTATTCAACCTAAAAAAATATGAAAAGAAGGAATGCCCTGAAAAACTTTGGGATTTCAATCCTTACATTCTCTCAATTACCATCCTGGGCCTCTTCGTGGCGTTCAGATCATCTGGAAATAAAGAACTTTTTTCTCTCAAAGGAGAATTCAAATTCCCTTGTTTTACTGGTTGATACCATAATTCCCGGAGGTGAAATACCCGGAGCAAAGGATTTGGAAATCGACAAGTTTATAGAAAAAATGTTGGCCGATTGTTATTCTTCAGAAGTCAGAAAAAGTGTGGAGGAATTTCTTAATGAGGTCAGCAAACAAGATTTTGACAAAAAAACCACATCAGAAAAAATTGGATTAATTGAAACCTGGCAAAAATCGCCCGAAAAATCCTTTCGGGATTCCATGATACTAATCAAAAGCCTGTGCATCCAGGGTTACAGCACTTCTGAGCAGGTAATGACCCAATTTCTCAATTATGAAATGGCACCTGGCCATTTTTACGGATGTGTAACTATTTGATTTAACCCGATTCCAAGATGAATTTCAATATAAAAAGCAATAAAAAGAACACTTTTGACGCCATAGTGATAGGCTCGGGGATCAGTGGAGGTTGGGCGGCAAAAGAACTTTGTGAAAAAGGCCTGAAAACCCTGGTGCTGGAAAGAGGACGCGATGTAAAACACGTTGCAGATTACCCTACTGCCATGATGCACCCATGGGATTTTGAACACAGAGGACAAGTCCCTCTCGAAACCAGAAAACAATATGGCGACATCAGGTCATTTATGAGGGAGGAAACCCTCCACTGGGCCATTAAGCCCGATGAGCAACCATTTATTCAGGAACATCCCTACACCTGGACACGTGGATACCATGTAGGAGGAAAATCTCTGCTATGGGCGAGACAAACTCAAAGATGGTCCGATTTTGACTTTGAGGGTCCGGCTCGTGACGGATTTGCTGTTGACTGGCCCATCAGGTATAAAGACCTCGCTCCCTGGTATAGTTATGTGGAAAAATTTACAGGTATTTCAGGAAATCGAGACGGCCTGCCGCACCTGCCAGATGGAGAGTTTCTTCCGGCTTTTGAGCTGAGTTGTATTGAATCTCATCTGCAATCGGCAGTAGCCAAAAATTATAAAGACCGTCAGGTAATTCAATCAAGATGTGCTCATATCACCGATCCCAAACCAATCCACAATGAACAAGGCAGAACCAAGTGTCAAAACCGAAATCTTTGTGTAAGAGGATGCCCTTATGGAGCGTATTTCAGCAGTAATTCCTCTACCCTGCCCTGGGCTGAAAAATCAGGCAACCTTACGCTCAGGCCATTCTCAGTTGCTCATTCTATTATTTTTGATGATAAAAAAGAAAAAGCCACCGGGGTGAGAATTATCGATGCCAATACAGGTGAAATGATAGACTATTTTGCAAAAATTATCTTTGTAAATGCCTCTACTATCAACTCCAATGCCATTTTGCTAAACTCTGTTTCTAATCGTTTTCCAAACGGCCTTGGAAATGATTCAGGATTGCTTGGAAAATACCTGTCAAGCCACAATTATCGCGGTAAAGCCAATGCATCATTTGATGCTTTAAAAGACAAAAAAACTGACGGAAAAAACCCGGGTTCTGCCTATATGCCTCGGTTCAGAAACGTACAGAAACAAGAAACCGACTTTTTAAGGGGTTATTCTATAGGAATCGGGGGTGGAAGGTCGGCCAACGCTGATCACAGTTTATTGGGCGAAGGTTTAAAAGCTTCTATTCTATTTCCAAAATTGGGTGATTGGCAAATCAGTGCCTGGATGCAGGGAGAATCGGTACCGGTTGAAAAAAATCACATAAGACTTTCAACTGACCAAAAAGACAAATATGGCATTCCAAAAATAATTCTCTCGGCCCGTTGGAATGAAAATGACGATAAAATGACGGAGGATTTCAAACAGCAAATCACCGAAATGTTTACACTTGCGGGTTTCAAAAATATCTCAGCAGTGGATACCGGAGCTAATCCCGGCTCAGATATCCACGAAATGGGTGGTGTAAGGATGGGCAAAGACCCTAAAAATTCTCTGCTTAACGAATGGAATCAATTACACGATTGCAAGAATGTCTTTGTGACCGATGGAGCCTGCATGACCTCAACCAGCACTCAGAACCCTTCGCTCACTTACATGGCACTTACTGCCCGTGCAGCAAACCATGCAGTTGAGCTTTTGAAAAGAAAAGAACTTTAATACTTTTTGATAGCGGGTTCAATCTCAGGAAATTGTCATTGTTGTGCCACTAATGTTTACTGTAAAGCCTGTGGTACTGGCGTTTCCGTCACCTTTTCCTGAAGTCTTGAAATACCAGTTGTGGTCAGTACATCTGAACTCACCGGTCGATTTTTCATAAATCATTTTGTCCTTTTTCTCGTGTGGACATATGCGGGCAATGGCAGCATAGTCTGATGAGGTGCTACCTGATGATATCCGGGCAATTATAACATTATTGATTTTTACATATCCGCCAACAGTCCCAAGGGCGGAATATGCCGATTCAGAAAGATTGATTGAAAAGCTACCTGATGTACTGGGTACTACTGTTGAGTCCTCTGTGGAGCAGGCTGTAAGTACAGCTATCAGAGCTGTGCCACTAAATCCCAGTTTCATCAAAAACTCCTTTCTGCTAATTGCATCTTCTCTTTTCATTTTCATTGTAAATTTTAATGAGGTAGCGTTTTTCAGATAGAAATAGTATTTGGTTTAAAATTACAAACGAGAAAAATAAACCTGTTCGTTGCCCGGGCTCTGTAATTATCAGATTTTTTTTTCTGAATTATTTCTGAAAAAAATAAATATTTCAATAGTACATTCACAAAAAATCATTTATTTGAGCCTAAAAATTACACAAGATGAAAGACCTGACCGGAAAAATACTTATTGCAGAGCCATTTTTGGGTGACCCAAACTTTGAGCGTGCAGTAGTGCTGATATGTGAACACAATGATGCAGGGTCTTTTGGCTTGGTTTTGAATCAACCCATTAAGCAAAAACTTGCGGATGTCATTGATGAAATCTATGCCGATTTTCCACTGGGGATTGGTGGGCCGGTCGAACAAAATACCCTCCATTTTGTACATTCTTCAGGTTCACTGATTGATGAGGCCATTAATATTTCTGACAATTTATACTGGTCGGGAGATTTTGATACTGCCAAAAGCCTGCTCAATACAGGAATTTTAAAGCCTGATTCCATTAAATTCTTTTTGGGTTATTCCGGCTGGGGACCAGGTCAACTTGAGTCAGAAATCGATGAAAAAGCCTGGATGGTGACAGAAATTTCTTCTGAAAAAATATTTGAAAACAAGTCGGTTACTTTCTGGAGAGAAGTGCTTAGGGATATGGGAGGCAATTTTAAAGTTATGGCAAATTACCCCATTGATCCGAGACTAAATTGATTAAATCACTGCTTGTCTGATTCTAACCAAATCAGTCAATAATTTTTCCAGATTATCAAGATGTAACATATTGGCACCGTCAGACTTAGCATTTTGTGGCTCCGGATGGGTTTCAATAAACAGGCCGTCGGCACCCACAGCAATAGCTGCTTTGGCTATGGTACTTATCATTCTGGGATCTCCTCCTGTCACACCTGAGGTCTGATTAGGTTTTTGCAAAGAATGGGTGCAGTCCATTACGACAGGGGCTCCAAAAGCCTTCATTTCAACCAGATTGCGATAATCAACCACTAAATCAGAATAACCAAAGCTATTTCCTCTGTCAGTCAAAACTCCCTGAGCATTAGGGTTGACGGCTTTTATTTTTTCAATCGCAAACTTCATGGATGCTCCAGAAAGAAACTGTCCTTTTTTGATATTTATTACTCTCCCCGTCCTAGCTGCGGCTTCAAGTAAGTCGGTCTGGCGACAAAGAAATGCAGGAATTTGCAAAATATCAACAAAATCGGCAGCCAAAGCAGCTTCGTGAGTTTCATGAATATCTGTAACAGTTGGAATCTGAAAAGTCTCTCCTACTTCTGCTAAAATCTTTAATGCTATTTCGTCTCCAATACCCGTAAAGCTATCGGCTTTGGTTCTGTTTGCTTTTCTAAAACTCCCTTTAAATATGTACGGTATCTCCAATTTTTCGCATATTACCTTTACTTTTTCAGCAATTCTCATAGCCATATCTCTGCTTTCTATTGCACATGGACCGGCCATTAGGAAAAAATTATTGCTGTCATTTTGTGCCAAATTCTTTATTTCTAATTTCATAAAGATTCTTTTTTTGATTTTTTTTACAAATATCCAAACAATATATCATTCAAAAAAACTTAAATCATTTTGTTGGTTTCATTTAAAATATCTTTCTTTGCACTGTTTTTCACCAAAATACATTTTTAAAATGTCTGAAATAGCATCAAAAGTAAAGAAAATCATCGTAGAGAAACTTGGAGTTGACGAATCTGAAGTTACTACCGAAGCCTCATTCACAAACGACCTTGGAGCCGATTCACTTGATACAGTAGAACTAATCATGGAATTCGAAAAAGAATTCAATGTTTCTATTCCTGATGATCAAGCTGAGAATATTCAAACTGTAGGTCAGGCGATTACTTATTTAGAAGAAAACTCAAAGTAATTTTTTCTAATTAATCTAAGTTCAATATTCATTTGTAAAATGTTAACTTGCATTTTCAATCGGATATTGAACTTTTAATTTTATACAAAATGTCAATTAAAAGAGTTGTTGTCACCGGTTTAGGGGCTTTAACCCCAATCGGTAATACTGTAGAGGAATTTTGGAATGGTTTATCAAATGGTGTAAGCGGAGCTGCTCCCATCACAAGATTCGACGCCAGCCAATTTAAAACCCAGTTTGCATGCGAAGTAAAAAACTTTGAAGTAACTGAGTTTATTCCCAGACAAGATGCACGCAAAATGGACCTTTTCGCCCAGTTCGGGGTGGTTATTGCCGATCAGGCCGTCGCCGATGCAGGAATTTCTGAAGACAACTTCGACAAAAATAAAGTTGGTGTAATCTGGGGCTCAGGAATCGGAGGATTAAGAACCTTCGAGGAAGAAGTAACCGGTTTTGCCACAGGCAATGGAATTCCGAGGTTCAACCCATTTTTTATTCCCAAAATGATCGCCGACGGCGTTTCAGGTCAAATATCTATCCGTCATGGATTTCGTGGGCCAAATTACGTAACCGTATCAGCATGCTCCTCGGCAAACAACGCCATCATTGATGCTTTCAACTACATTCGTTTAGGCAGAATGATAGCATGTGTTACTGGTGGATCCGAAGCTACCGTAGCAGCTGCCGGAATCGGTGGTTTCAATGCCCTGAAAGCCCTTTCTGAAAGAAACGACGACCCACAATCTGCTTCCAGACCGTATGACAAAGACCGGGATGGTTTTGTATTGGGAGAAGGAGGCGGTGCAATTGTACTTGAGGAATATGAGCATGCGAAAGCACGTGGTGCAAAAATCTATTGTGAACTTATAGGTGGTGGTTTTTCATCAGATGCATACCATATTACCGCTCCACATCCTGAAGGTTACGGAGCCTATCTTTCGATGAAAGATGCTCTTGAAGATGCCAATATTAGCCCTGAAGAAGTAGATTATATCAATACTCACGGCACATCAACTCCTCTGGGTGACCCACAGGAAATTAAAGCCATAGAGCAATTGTTTGGTGAGCATACTTATAAACTTTCGATCAGCTCCACCAAATCAATGACCGGTCATTTACTCGGAGGTGCAGGGGCAGTAGAATCAGTTGCTTCGGTTCTTTCCATTGTTCATCAAACGGTACCTCCAACCATCAATTTGGTTAATATTGATGAAAGCATTGATCCCCGTATAGACCTGACACCAAACAAAGCCAAACAACGAAAAATTGACGTTGCACTCAGCAATTGTTTCGGATTCGGCGGACATAACGCTACGCTCATATTCCGTAAAATTTCTGATTAAAACATCTTTATTTTGAAGGAAATAGGTAAGTCATTAATAGGTTTTATAAGAAAGGACCCCAAACAAAGGGAGTTTCGTAAATCTATTGAACAAATCATAGGATCAAAACCCACCAATGACTTGCTCTACCAGCTGGCTTTTCGGCATACTTCGGCATCAAAACAAACTTCGTTTAATGGCTTCAAAGAATCCAACGAGCGTCTTGAATTTTTGGGAGATGCTGTTTTGGGTATGGTCATTGCCGAATATCTATTCAAAAAATATCCTTTCAAAGACGAAGGCTTTTTAACCGAAATCCGTTCCCGAATTGTAAACCGCGAGTCATTGAATATTGTGGCTCGCCGCATTGGCCTCGACAACCTTGTCGAATTTGACGGTCAGCGTAATTTCCATCGCACCTCCATGTTTGGCGATGCTATGGAAGCACTCATAGGAGCCATTTATTTGGACAAAGGTTTTGCATTTGCCCGGAAATTTATCGTTTCCAAACTTTTATCCAATCATTATGACCTCAACGAAGTAATTTCCAATAACACTAACTACAAATCAACAA
The sequence above is a segment of the Cytophagaceae bacterium genome. Coding sequences within it:
- a CDS encoding phosphotransferase, whose protein sequence is MKPLLKVVQDFFDSAINETITSTEIIPLSGGDRRYFRFYTSKNSYIGCYNENIKENEVFFYYTNHFRAIDVPLPEVLAIDTDRKIYILEDLGKASLLNNLEAKGLCDEVFDLYKKSLKEIARMQILGAKDLDFERALTAKEFGKQAILSDLLYFKYYFVDTLKIPYDKQQLLDDFDALATYLTRTEYKMFMFRDFQSRNIIVNDGKVSFIDYQGGMKGALQYDVASLLWQAKADLPENWKNELLEYYISVIDDLLPTPVQKEVFISQYNGYVVIRMLQVLGAYGFRGLFERKAHFLTSIPLALRNLKWFLSNRKVGLIVPTLDDILSQITSDEVIHRFEPKKADENTPLVVKIKSFSYKKSGIPKDETGNGGGFAFDCRGILNPGRYEPYKTLTGRDKEVIDFLEQQTKMPDFMNNIYNIVDISVEDYMARGFDSLAINFGCTGGQHRSVYAAEQTARHLRNKYKVKVELEHVEQGIKEVKY
- a CDS encoding carbohydrate binding family 9 domain-containing protein, yielding MKKLLIALLMASSAYAQTSPKNIPGRKTSQKVTIDGKIDELAWKDAARFDEMVEFRPVMGRKEEFGNHTEAYLMYDDEGIYFGGICHERNVDSVSRELTGRDGFGTNDYIGIIFDTYKDKLNGFEYFVTPLGEQWDAKMTSAQNSNNGGEDFSWNAVWKSKVILHNKGWTFEIFLPYSAIRFSKDKIQDWGINITRRKRKTEQQYTWNPIDINVNGFLTQEGFWTGITDIKPPLRLQLFPYFSVYQNHFPSSDPKIKSWTNQYSGGLDLKLGISQSFTLDATLIPDFGQVQSDNRVLNLTPFEVKFNEYRNFFTEGTELFNKGDLFYSRRIGGSPIYAGKVYDELKNNEEVINNPSESKLINASKISGRTQGGLGIGILNAITHAQHAEIRNTETGEIRQVETDPATNYSIVVLDQNLKNNSSVTFFNSNVTRAGSAYDANLSVAMFSIFDKKNTYFITGKSGVSKLKYIDENKLGYGHSFGIGKSSGRFLFQYNQELTDTKFSNNDLGYFTNNNFIDHGVYVGYRYTKPKKFYNRLHYNMNLSLSTLFSPIGAIESTYQNSRIQTSIVTQTKKLFWLGLVNDFMPKQHDFYEPRIEGKYFERGSSALVGIFTEGNSAKKYYLSSEIFLRKYFNFYNQTALDASVNQTYRFNPKFSVSHNLSYQPRFNGVGFATNLDGQSLFALRDVKTFENILFLKYNFTNKMGMTFRTRHYNSRVNNRQFYNLKSDGELALHHSLSENYNRNVNFFNIDMVYTWQFAPGSFLNFVWKDAAFAQDSISDLTYGKNLRNTLNGDQNNNISLKVIYFLDYLTMKNWIRKG
- the kdsA gene encoding 3-deoxy-8-phosphooctulonate synthase — protein: MKLEIKNLAQNDSNNFFLMAGPCAIESRDMAMRIAEKVKVICEKLEIPYIFKGSFRKANRTKADSFTGIGDEIALKILAEVGETFQIPTVTDIHETHEAALAADFVDILQIPAFLCRQTDLLEAAARTGRVINIKKGQFLSGASMKFAIEKIKAVNPNAQGVLTDRGNSFGYSDLVVDYRNLVEMKAFGAPVVMDCTHSLQKPNQTSGVTGGDPRMISTIAKAAIAVGADGLFIETHPEPQNAKSDGANMLHLDNLEKLLTDLVRIRQAVI
- a CDS encoding GMC family oxidoreductase, whose translation is MNFNIKSNKKNTFDAIVIGSGISGGWAAKELCEKGLKTLVLERGRDVKHVADYPTAMMHPWDFEHRGQVPLETRKQYGDIRSFMREETLHWAIKPDEQPFIQEHPYTWTRGYHVGGKSLLWARQTQRWSDFDFEGPARDGFAVDWPIRYKDLAPWYSYVEKFTGISGNRDGLPHLPDGEFLPAFELSCIESHLQSAVAKNYKDRQVIQSRCAHITDPKPIHNEQGRTKCQNRNLCVRGCPYGAYFSSNSSTLPWAEKSGNLTLRPFSVAHSIIFDDKKEKATGVRIIDANTGEMIDYFAKIIFVNASTINSNAILLNSVSNRFPNGLGNDSGLLGKYLSSHNYRGKANASFDALKDKKTDGKNPGSAYMPRFRNVQKQETDFLRGYSIGIGGGRSANADHSLLGEGLKASILFPKLGDWQISAWMQGESVPVEKNHIRLSTDQKDKYGIPKIILSARWNENDDKMTEDFKQQITEMFTLAGFKNISAVDTGANPGSDIHEMGGVRMGKDPKNSLLNEWNQLHDCKNVFVTDGACMTSTSTQNPSLTYMALTARAANHAVELLKRKEL
- a CDS encoding YqgE/AlgH family protein; protein product: MKDLTGKILIAEPFLGDPNFERAVVLICEHNDAGSFGLVLNQPIKQKLADVIDEIYADFPLGIGGPVEQNTLHFVHSSGSLIDEAINISDNLYWSGDFDTAKSLLNTGILKPDSIKFFLGYSGWGPGQLESEIDEKAWMVTEISSEKIFENKSVTFWREVLRDMGGNFKVMANYPIDPRLN
- a CDS encoding acyl carrier protein, which produces MSEIASKVKKIIVEKLGVDESEVTTEASFTNDLGADSLDTVELIMEFEKEFNVSIPDDQAENIQTVGQAITYLEENSK
- a CDS encoding gluconate 2-dehydrogenase subunit 3 family protein, which codes for MKRRNALKNFGISILTFSQLPSWASSWRSDHLEIKNFFLSKENSNSLVLLVDTIIPGGEIPGAKDLEIDKFIEKMLADCYSSEVRKSVEEFLNEVSKQDFDKKTTSEKIGLIETWQKSPEKSFRDSMILIKSLCIQGYSTSEQVMTQFLNYEMAPGHFYGCVTI
- a CDS encoding nucleotidyltransferase family protein yields the protein MAGFILAAGLGTRLKPWTDHQPKALAVVNGKSLLQRNVEYLQKFGITDVVVNVHHFADQIIEAIETHKGWGSNISISDETDMVLETGGGLLKARDLLAGSENFVLMNCDILTNLDLNLLINQHQKNHALATLAVAKRETSRYLLFNPNHELVGWKNIKTEEIKLPAKEKLGNASPTPMAFSGIHVISSSIFDKINFTGKFSMIDLYLDLCAENKIMAYDHSNDMVLDVGKPEAILKAEEMFL
- the moaA gene encoding GTP 3',8-cyclase MoaA — translated: MLTDNHGRPINYLRLAVTDRCNLRCFYCMPHDGIDFLPKNHLLSYEEMIRLVSILAKMGISKVRITGGEPFVRKDLMAFLWKLSEIPGIEKINLTTNGVLTAPHVPELKRMGISAINLSLDSLDRKRFFEMTRRDELPNVLKTYEAILEHNIPLKINSVMMAGKNEEDIFSLIELSRNQAVDVRFIEEMPFNGEGAKPEYFLSFQKILEIIKSRHPYITKIQDEPFSTSYNYSIPGYKGNIGIIAAYSRTFCGTCNRMRITPIGDLKTCLYADAALNLRDLLRNNAEDELISNKILNAFQHRAKDGFEAEIHRTTTVHESMTTIGG